One genomic region from Longimicrobium sp. encodes:
- a CDS encoding CoA-binding protein, translating into MEDWRSNLLESPADIAQLWRETRRIAVLGIKTEAQSGQPAFYVPQYLQNAGMEIVPVPVYYPDATEILGQPVYRKVAEVPGEIDMVNVFRRSQDVGPHVEDILAARPKSVWMQSGIRNEDAARRFAEAGIRVVQDRCAMVEHRRSTR; encoded by the coding sequence ATGGAAGACTGGCGCAGCAACCTGCTGGAGTCGCCCGCCGACATCGCGCAGCTCTGGCGCGAGACGCGGCGCATCGCGGTGCTGGGGATCAAGACAGAGGCGCAGTCGGGGCAGCCCGCCTTCTACGTCCCCCAGTACCTGCAGAACGCCGGGATGGAGATCGTACCGGTGCCGGTCTACTACCCGGACGCCACCGAGATCCTGGGCCAGCCCGTGTATCGCAAGGTGGCGGAGGTGCCGGGCGAGATCGACATGGTGAACGTCTTCCGCCGCTCGCAGGACGTCGGGCCGCACGTGGAAGACATCCTCGCCGCGCGCCCCAAGTCGGTCTGGATGCAGAGCGGCATCCGCAACGAGGACGCCGCCCGCCGCTTCGCCGAGGCCGGAATTCGGGTGGTGCAGGACCGCTGCGCCATGGTGGAGCACAGGCGGTCGACGCGGTAA